Within the Deltaproteobacteria bacterium genome, the region TGTGATTATCAGCGACCTGTTTATCCCATGGCACGCCGGCACTAGCAGTCTGTATACCCAGGAACATTTCGCGACTGTCCGTACACGACTCAATCCCGGTGGACTGTTTGCCCAGTGGTTACCACTGTATCAACTCTCGCAGCACGAATTCCTGATTATCGCCAAGACGCTGCTCAGCGTCTTTCCGCAAGTCACACTGTGGCGCGGTGACTTTCTTGCCGACAAGCCGATCGTCGCCCTCATTGGCCACCCTGAGGCGACCCCGCTCGACTTTACCCATCTACGCACGACCGACAGCCTACGCTCAGCAGTCACAGGCTTGCTCTATGCGGGCACCTTGAATCAGCATCAACACTTGTTCGCTGACGCACCACTCAATACTGATGATCACCCGGTTATCGAATATCTCGCACCGATTACGCAGCGTCAGCAACGGATTGGTAGCAGTTCCTGGTTCGCCTCGACCACGTTAGTCGCCTTCTACGATCAACTGTTCACCGCCGTCCCACCAGAGAAAGACCCAACGTTACAGCAGTTAACACCTGACGAAATTGGCTATGTGCAGGCAGGACTGAGTTTCTATAAGGCCCACGTCTACAAAGACCTCAAAGAACCGCAGAACGTTCAACTCCATCTGCAAGACTACCTGGCGCGGGTTCCCGCTGCATTGCATCCACGTGAGTCTCAATAAACTTGACAACGCACTGGGCAATTCATTAAGGGAGTAGCTGACTTCGAGAGATCACAGCACGAGCTTGGGGGAAAGAGTATTTTTGAGACTACATACCTATTGCATTTTAATTGCATGTAACCTATGTTACGTGAGTTCTCCTGAACACACGTGTCTGTATGCTTCACGCGTAGGGACATGTAGGCGGTGCCCGCGCACGTGGGACACTGCAGCGGAGGATTTATGCAGGTGAAGAAAGTCACGGTGATCGTTCTCTGTGGACTCCTCTCGGGCGTTCCCTGCGTCCACCAGCCCAATCGCTTACTGCTCTCGCAACCACTCAGCGTCCCGTCTCTTGCGCATGCCGCAGGCTCCCCAACCGACGTCACCTGGGAGACCCTTGAGAAGTTGGACTACAAACGCGGCAAGATTCCAGCCGCCATCAAGCAACTCAATGGGACCATGGTACGGGTGCCTGGTTTTATTGTTCCGCTCGAAGATGAGGAGACTGTGGTGTCGGAGTTTCTCCTGGTTCCCTACTTTGGCGCGTGTATTCATGTCCCGCCCCCGCCACCAAACCAGATCGTGCACGTCCTGATGGAAAAAAAGAAAAAGATCACGTTCGACTTTTGGCAACCGCTCTGGGTCGAGGGGCGTCTCAAGGTCGCCAAAAGCACCAGCCCCTATGGCGACGTGTCCTACCAGATGACGGGGATATCGACCCAACCACTCGAAGAGGAGGGTGCACCATGATCCTCACCAGATGGGTGTTCATCACTCTTGCCCTGTACATACAACAGAGTCCCCCACTGGCATTTGCGCGGACGGCGCACCCAGGTCACGCCGCGCATGTCCACGGTGAGGCGCGGATCAACATCGTGGTTGAGGGAACTCGCGCCACGGTTGAATTTATTGCCCCAGGCGCCAGCCTCTACGGCTTCGAGCACGCCGCTCGCACCGACGCTGAAAAAAAGGCCCAGGCGGTGGCCTTCTCTCAGATCGAACAGCAGATAGGGAGCATGGTCGCCTTTCCGGCGGATCGCCTCTGTCAGTTTATCAAACAGAAGATCGGACTCGTTGCTGACGACAAACGCGCCCATACACAGCAGCCGGCAGGACACAAGGAGCATCACGATCCCCGATCGCATACCGAAGTCCAGGCCGACTTCACCGTCGCCTGCCAAAAGCCGCTGGCCGGTAGTCAGGTTCGCTTTCATGTCACCAAGGTCTTTCCCGAGTTACGCGAACTGACGATCCAAGTGCTGACAGAGACGAAGCAGCTTGGTGCAACCATCACCAACGACAACGGCAGCGTTGAGTTATAACGCACGATGGATGCTATCGCTCTGACATCACTCCGCTTTGGCTATCGAGCAACGGTCGACGTACTCTCGATCCCCAGCCTGATCATTCCACAAGGAGAGCATGTCTTCATTTTTGGTCCAAGTGGCAGTGGCAAAACCACGCTATTAGGACTTCTGGCAGGTGTCCTGACCGCCACCAGTGGAACTGTTACCGTCCTTGGACACAATCTCACCACCATGACCAATACCCAGCGCGACGCGTTTCGCGGCATACACATCGGGTACATTTTTCAGCTGTTCAATCTCATCCCGTACCTCAACGTGAAAGAGAACATCGAGTTACCTTGCCGCTTGCACCCGGCGCGTCGACAACGTCTCGGTAACGTCTCCCTTGATCAGGCAGTGCAACAATTGTCAGACCGCCTGGGTCTTCGCCACGTACTGCGCGAACCCGTCACCACCCTCAGTGTCGGTCAGCAACAACGTGTGGGCGCAGCTCGGGCTTTGCTTGGCAGCCCAGAGCTTATCGTCGCCGATGAACCAACCTCCGCACTCGATCATGATATGCGCACAGACTTTCTCACCCTCTTATTTGAGTGCTGTCGCACCACCCAAGCGACGTTGATCTTCGTCAGCCACGATCGCACCTTACAACCGTTCTTCGATCGCACCTTTGCGTTGCCCCAATTGAACACCGTCGAGCACAAGGAACCCTATGGTACTTCTGTCTCTCGCCTACAAGTCATTGAAGAACCGACGCTTGACGACTGCCCTGACCACGCTCTCGATCGCCTTGAGTACAGCCCTCCTCATTGGCGTTGAACTCGTACGGACCGGGGCACGCGAGAGTTTCACCAATACCATTAGCCAGACCGACCTGATCGTCGGTGCACGCGGCGGGAGCCTCCAGCTGCTGCTCTATACGGTCTTCCACATGGGGACTGCCACCAACAACATTTCGTATGCGACATACGAGAAACTTAAACGCCATCCTGCCGTGCAATGGACCATTCCGTATTCGCTTGGAGACAGCCATCGCAGCTTTCGTGTGGTTGCCACCACCGACGATTTCTATCGTGAGTATCGCTATCGCCGAGACCAACAGGTGCAGTTTACGATGGGCCGGGCGCCAGCAGCGACCTTTGAGGTCGCCATCGGTGCAGAAGTCGCGCGGACCTTAGGCTATCAGCTTGATCAGATGATCGTCGTGGCGCACGGTCTCGTCAGCGGGAAAGGCCTGCCTGACCATAAGGAGCACCCATTCCGCGTCGTGGGGATTCTGCAACGTACCGCGACGCCGATCGATCGTGCCTTGTACGTCACCTTGGAAGGAATGACCGCGATTCATGCGAGCTGGCAGCAGACACCTGAGCAGCAGACGCCCCCTCCAGGCACGGTGTCCCCATCCCCACCTGCTCCAGAGCAGATTACGGCGTTCCTCCTGCGCAGCCGCAGTCGTATTGATACGCTGCGGTTACAGCGGGAGATCAACGAATTTGCCGATGAACCACTGATGGCGATTATCCCCGGCGTCACGTTGAGTGAGCTGTGGCGTGGGATCGGCTACGCTGAGCAGACACTCTGGATTGTGACCATCCTGGTATTGACTGTCGGGTTATTGAGCATGCTGATTGCTCTCTACGCCTCCCTCAATGAACGACGCCGCGAGATGGCCGTGCTCCGCGCTCTGGGCGCTAGTCCTCGACGCATTCTCTCGTTACTGATTATTGAGTCTGGGTTTCTCAGCATCGTCGGTATTGGCCTCGGCATTGGCCTCATGTACAGCATTCTCGTCCTGGGTCAGCCGCTTATCGAACAACATGTTGGACTGTTTCTTCCGTTGCGCACGTTGACCACACAGGAACTGCTGTACCTCGCGTTCGTCGTCGGCAGCGGCTTGGGCATTGGTGCAATTCCAGCCATCAAAGCCTATCGCAACACCTTGGTTGACGGCCTTACGGTGCGCAATTGACCCAAAGAACTGGAGCGGTCTGGCCGTTTTTATTATTGCAACGTTGTTGTATATGTATTTTATATTTCATATAATTAACGAACAGAGAGATTCTACGAGTCAGCTATGCACTGCGAACAACGTCAAGCTATTGGGGAAGCAGGGCTGCGCGGCACCGCGTCCCGTATTGCCGTCTTACGCTTGTTAGAGACAGCAGGAAAACCGCTCAGTCATGCGGAAGTGTGCCGCGCACTCTCAGCGTCCGGGTTTGATAAAGCCACGCTTTATCGCAACCTCATCGACCTAACCGAAGGTGGCCTGCTGTCGCGTATTGACGTCGGGGATCACACATGGCGCTTTGAGTTTCGTTACAAAGAACAAGGCCCAGAGCAAGAACATCCTCACTTTGTCTGCGCCGAGTGTGGAGCGATTTCATGCCTGTTTGGTGTCCGTATCCAGATCTCCTCTCCCACGCAGTTCAGTCGGGCGCTGAAGGCTGGCGCGATCACCATTCAATTCAAAGGCCGCTGTGACCAGTGCGCAGCCGTGGCATAACCGCAGGCTTCGCGAGTGAACCGTTAGCCGTCACAACGTAAGGACAACGCGCAACGTTCTTCGCGCACAGAAGCGTCGCGAGATTCTCTCCTCCAAGAAAGAGGAAAAGTGCCTGTTGCTATCGCGCGCGCTTACGTACACTGCGCACAAAGGCCGTAGAGTGTCACTTCACACGCTTCCACCACAAATTGCGCCGGCACGCGCATCCCACGCAGGAATGCTTTGGTACTGGGTGGCAGATCCACCACCTGACGACAGGACCGACACTGAAAATGGACATGATGCCCCAGTCCCGCCATCTCATAGCGCACTTCACCGGTGGGCATTGTTACCG harbors:
- a CDS encoding DUF3299 domain-containing protein → MQVKKVTVIVLCGLLSGVPCVHQPNRLLLSQPLSVPSLAHAAGSPTDVTWETLEKLDYKRGKIPAAIKQLNGTMVRVPGFIVPLEDEETVVSEFLLVPYFGACIHVPPPPPNQIVHVLMEKKKKITFDFWQPLWVEGRLKVAKSTSPYGDVSYQMTGISTQPLEEEGAP
- a CDS encoding transcriptional repressor, which encodes MHCEQRQAIGEAGLRGTASRIAVLRLLETAGKPLSHAEVCRALSASGFDKATLYRNLIDLTEGGLLSRIDVGDHTWRFEFRYKEQGPEQEHPHFVCAECGAISCLFGVRIQISSPTQFSRALKAGAITIQFKGRCDQCAAVA
- a CDS encoding ABC transporter ATP-binding protein; protein product: MDAIALTSLRFGYRATVDVLSIPSLIIPQGEHVFIFGPSGSGKTTLLGLLAGVLTATSGTVTVLGHNLTTMTNTQRDAFRGIHIGYIFQLFNLIPYLNVKENIELPCRLHPARRQRLGNVSLDQAVQQLSDRLGLRHVLREPVTTLSVGQQQRVGAARALLGSPELIVADEPTSALDHDMRTDFLTLLFECCRTTQATLIFVSHDRTLQPFFDRTFALPQLNTVEHKEPYGTSVSRLQVIEEPTLDDCPDHALDRLEYSPPHWR
- a CDS encoding DUF2796 domain-containing protein, which codes for MILTRWVFITLALYIQQSPPLAFARTAHPGHAAHVHGEARINIVVEGTRATVEFIAPGASLYGFEHAARTDAEKKAQAVAFSQIEQQIGSMVAFPADRLCQFIKQKIGLVADDKRAHTQQPAGHKEHHDPRSHTEVQADFTVACQKPLAGSQVRFHVTKVFPELRELTIQVLTETKQLGATITNDNGSVEL
- a CDS encoding ABC transporter permease; its protein translation is MVLLSLAYKSLKNRRLTTALTTLSIALSTALLIGVELVRTGARESFTNTISQTDLIVGARGGSLQLLLYTVFHMGTATNNISYATYEKLKRHPAVQWTIPYSLGDSHRSFRVVATTDDFYREYRYRRDQQVQFTMGRAPAATFEVAIGAEVARTLGYQLDQMIVVAHGLVSGKGLPDHKEHPFRVVGILQRTATPIDRALYVTLEGMTAIHASWQQTPEQQTPPPGTVSPSPPAPEQITAFLLRSRSRIDTLRLQREINEFADEPLMAIIPGVTLSELWRGIGYAEQTLWIVTILVLTVGLLSMLIALYASLNERRREMAVLRALGASPRRILSLLIIESGFLSIVGIGLGIGLMYSILVLGQPLIEQHVGLFLPLRTLTTQELLYLAFVVGSGLGIGAIPAIKAYRNTLVDGLTVRN